The Vicia villosa cultivar HV-30 ecotype Madison, WI unplaced genomic scaffold, Vvil1.0 ctg.000205F_1_1, whole genome shotgun sequence nucleotide sequence aataattcaacaaaatgccAATTAATTCTAaatgataatttaatttccgattaaattaaaattagaaaaaaatgggTGTTACAACAACAACTCGGTCCTTTGATTGCTCGCGCACCGGACGTGCCTTGTTGGAGGTTGACAGATCAACTTTGTTTCACGGTGTCCTCGTGTTACGAAACTATTTGCTCTAGGTATGCTTTTTACGGTCCTCCAAATCGCTTCGACTTTGTTTTGGAGTTTCTTTGGAAGATCGAAGCTCCTTTAAAATGTAAAGCTTTTGGTTGGAGGTGTTTTCTAAATAGAATACCCACTAAAGATTCGCTTGCTTTTCGAGGTATTTTTTTCTCCTCTGAATTTATGTTGTGTTTTCTGTGATGATTTTGGCGAATCTTCTATCCATTCTCTTTTTCCTTGTCGAATGACGGATGAGGTTTGGAGGGATATTGCTAGATGGATAGGATTGTTGGAATACAAAGCGGGGGATTTTTAAAGAGAGTTTTTGGAGATGACATTCGTTTTGTAATAGGAAGAAagtaaaaagagaaaagttgggGTGTGTTTGGTTGGCAGCCCTATGGAATTTGTGGTTGTATAGGAATAGAATTATTTTCAAGAATTTTGTTTGGAATTCTCGGGATGTCGTTTGGGATGTTAAAGCGTTAGTTTGGAAGTGGGCTTTTATTGAAAATATTTCTCATgtcaattgtaacttttatgagtttgacaAAAACCCTTTATTTTTCTTAAGTTAGGTTTCAATTGGTGAATAATTTTATCTGCGGTTTCGACCGTTTCTTTGTAATCTCGTTGTGAACttttattctatttatatatcttgattaaaaaaaaaaaatttccttcGAGTTGGATAAGACTTATATGGATGAAAAGAATcttctttaaaaataatttagcaCAGTTGTATATTCAAAGTCGGAATGGAATTTAAAATCCATAGTTAAACTAAAAGACATCATTTACCATTTTATTCTTATCCGAAATAACTATGTTTTCTTATTAGGATTTAACATTTTCTCTCTCTaagttttatcatatttttatagtTGCATGCTTCTATATTAAATTCAAGTAATTTTTATAGTATTGTCTTAGGTTCCATCGCATGAAATGCAATACAAATGAATGGAGCAGTAAGAACCAATTCAAATTTATAATCTTGTTCTGCAGTTCTGGTATATTTcgggttgttttgggtatttttttaaattctttttcggCTAAATTGACATATCCACCTCCTTTTAggtagaattattattattattatatatatatatatatatatatatatatatatatatatatatatatatatatatatatatatatatatatatatatatatatatatatatatatatatatatattatataatttcaaaaaattatttaaatttaacaatattttaaataattttttataaaaactatttttaacatatattttttttaaaaatatatgatttCCAGTATATTTTAGTCtctaataatgtatatttattatataaaatatcaaaatttattttttagaatataaaataaaatataaaacttttgatatttttaaagtgtttttataatttttttaaaaaatgtaaaaaatatttattttgtaaaattaaaacaaatagacTCTAAGTGGTaccaattttttttcaataattaaaaattatatttatcttttttagACTAAAATCTCTTCATTTTTCTAGACTAAAATAGGTCATTATTCAACTTATATATAAGTCTCCACAAGGACCAAGTTATATTCATTCCTCTTCTTTCTCATAGTCCATCATTTGTGAAATTAATTCTAACAATGGTGTCACTTCTACTTCTTCTTCCTCTATGCCTAATTCTTCCTCTCCTATTCTTCTTCCACAAACATAAAACCACTAAAAAATTTCCACCTGGTCCTAAAGGCCTTCCCATAATAGGAAATCTTCACCAACTAGACATTTCTAATATTTGTCTTCAACTTgcacaattttcaaaaatatatggTCCTATATTTTCACTCAAACTTGGTTCAAGACAAGCTATTGTTGTTTCTTCATCTGAAATAGCCAAAGAAGTATTAAAAAAACATGACCATTTATTTTCTGATAGACCTCAATTATATGGTCAACAAAAACTATCTTATAATGGCTCAGAAATTATCTTTTCACAATACAATGATTTTTGGAGAGAAATAAGAAAAATTTGTGTTGTCCATATTTTTAGTTCCATACGTGTAGCATATTATTCTTCTATAAGAAACTTTGAGGTgaagaaaatgataaaaaaaatttcagaacATGCTAATTCTTCAAGTGTTACAAATATGAGTGAGGTGTTGATAGCACTTTCAAGTACTATAATATGTAGAATTGCTTTTGGAAAAAGCTATGAGGAAGAAGGACATGAGAGAAGTAGGTTTCATGGAATGTTGCATGAGTTTCAAGCTTTGTTAATGGAAATCTTCCTTGCTGATTATATTCCATTTACGGGTTGGATTGATAAATTGAGAGGATTGCATGGTCGTGTTGATAGAAATTTCAAGGAGTTTGATGAGTTTTATCAAGAGATTATTGATGAACATTTGGATCCTAATAGAGAACATTCAGATGAAGAGGTTATTGTTGATGTTTTGTTGCAGTTGAAGAAAAAACGTTCGTTTTCTTTTGATATCACCTATGATATCATCAAAGGAGTCCTCATGGTAtgattttttaattcatttttcgtttttaattatttttgtgttgattTCTTGTGTGATATTTTAATAAACTCTATATTGCAATGTTTTGAAATCGAACAGATTTACAAATCATTAAGAATATTGAATCACCGATTCGTCAGTCAAACTATTACATTACTGATTGAATTGCGATTAAATCGGATTAAACATGATAACTCGATTAAATAAACATAtctcaataattaaattaaataattattaaatggcCGAATCGAATGAGTCAatctctaaaaaatatcatgacattttcaaattttcaaaatttcataattttatatatttattcttaaaatTCAATGTCTAGAAATAGTAATAACCTACAGCAAATAAAACATTATAGATTAAGGGGTGGACAGGATCATAGGGTAGCTAAGTTTCACTAAAAATTAAGATATTCCATTGGGACCACAACATGTGGATATGTCTGAAAAAAGACAAGTTGCATCAATAAATTGTTTAAGATATATTTCTGTCAATGCTAAAAAagattaatgtttttatttaatatcttcttcttttttttttttcaaaaagtaaaattttaatatataaaatagcatattctaattaattatacatgaGTTATTATTGTCATTTTATCTAATAATAAAATGAACGGgtccaataaaaaatataattgtcctcttcatataatattatttacttaatctatttctttttaaatgttggttacataaatatattaaaaataaactgTTTTTCTTAGAAAGCCACTAAATTTGGTTAATTTTGATAAAAACCAATTtgcatatattaaaattaaaatttactttttttaaatacaaattaaatgaaaatgactaattaattgtttttattattgttaaattaattatatatttaagttcaattattaatttttattacatgaaaaaatatatatttattgaaaaaattataacttttatGGTGGCTGTGAAGCAAGGCAGAGAAACTCATTCTCTATTGAGTGCGAGGGTGTGTGATCAATTGTTATCTCGATAAAAGCAAGTACAGGGAGGCGAAGAAGGTACAGGGAGGCGAGGACATGACTAGTAATGTTTAAATCCGTCCTGTTCGCCCGATTACCATGTCAAGTCATAATGTTATATAAAAGCAAATTCATTAACATTATGATTTAATTTACATGTTATCTCGATAAGTTAAAGATGTTCCGTTTTGAAATGTTGCACATATAATAAATTAAGCTAATGTTGTTAGTGATTTTAATcataaataacttttttttgCATAGGATATGCTTGTAGCTGCAACAGATACTACATCAGCCACATCAGTTTGGGCTATGGCTGCCCTAGTAAAAAATCCAAGAGTAATGAGAAAAGTACAAGAAGAAATTAGAAATGTGGGAGCTAAAAAAGATTTTTTAGACGAAGATGACATTCAAAATTTTTCTTATTTAAAGGCAGTGATTAAAGAAACACTAAGAATGCATCTACCAGCCCCACTGCTTGTGCAAAGAGAAGCACGTGAAAAATGCACTATAAGTGGATACGATATTCCAGCCAAGACAATATTGTATGTGAATGCTTGGGCTATTCAGAGAGACTCTAATGTTTGGGAAAATCCAGAAGAATTTTATCCTGAGAGATTCTTAAATAGTTCTATAAACTTTATTGGACAAGATTTTGAACTAATACCCTTTGGAGCTGGTCGTAGAATTTGCCCAGGTTTGCCTATGGCAGTTGCCTCATTGGAACTTATCCTTGCTAATCTTCTATATTCATTTGATTGGGAAATGCCAGAGGATTTAAAAAAGGAAGATATTGATATGGAAATGTTGCCAGGGATCACTCAACATAAGAAGAATCCTCTTTGCCTTGTTGCCAAAATCCCTATGTAGATGCATCTCTTTATAGTAATTTTGTTGGTTATCGTTTAATATGTTATGTTTATTGGACTTTTCGTGTTATGTTGTTatcttcaaatttaaataaaaacattatatacGTTTTATGCTTCAACCAATTTATATTTGGAGCATTATTGCACAAAATCTACAAGTCTATGATTTTACCAAATTGTATAAAAGTAGGTGTGTCGATGGAGTTGGTTGTTGTTGATTTCTGTCTCTCTCATGTTTATGATAGTGTAAAAGAGGTAATGTgtgttaatttaattttttttagcatAATATTGTTATAATTCGATTTTTATGATTGAATTTTGTGTGGGTTATGTGTCATAAAATTGTGTTTATGTCCATTTGGATAGTTACCTCATTGTTGTGTTTTGAAGGATTAAACATAAGCTTAAAATCCATGAAATTGATGATGACAATATATGATTTTGTTGATGCCAATTTGTGATATATTGagctttttgttttaattatattaaaattattgtaTGTCGAATTCTAAGTGTTTGGCTTTTTCAAGAATTGAAATCGGAGCTCCATAAGTGCTGCAATGAGGGAAAATTGCAAAATAACGTTTTTGGGTTTTGGGCACTGCTACGAGTCGTAGCAGTCCCCTGGATTTTGTACTGCAAAATCATTTTGAGCGTAACTTGAGTTTAATGACTCTGTTTGATATGTGGTTCGAATTGTTGGGTAGCTGACGCCAAATACTATGTTATTATGATTATTGAGGTTTTGTATGaacatgaaaaatatgaaaaatatgtgTACTTGTGATGTGTTTTAGGAGATGATCATTTAATAGTTATATAATCATGGCTTGATGGATATTATGTGAATTATTataatgagaaaaataataattaagtgATTGTATGATTATTAaatgatgaattatgattatatatgtGGGTTGTGAATGTTGTAATTATAATTATGTGCGGTGAAAGTAATTATAATTGTTGTGTTGAGGTGTGTAGTTCAAAAGTGGGGACTACTGCTAACACTATTTTGCATGATGTTTATGGTTAGATGGGGAACCATAAACGTGTTgttgttgtcgcacgctcgcgaaaagaacagagtcgccaccaatatatttatcccaaagagggaaaggaatatcagaaaacctggaataaggataagagaaggtcttgcgaccagaggtagggcacgggagtcggttacgcggggggaaggtattagcacccctcacgtctgtggtactccacaggatccacttatgtttgttctattctaagggtgtataaatctatagcttaatgcaaagggaatgcatgcaaatgaaagaagaaaaaaacacggggaaaataaggtttataaacagttgtgctcgcttaggccccgtgacctaatgcctacgtatccttttcaggaatcagagcgccgtagttcggctcatatgtttttgtttgtttttgtgttttttagttgaacagttacattcgcactccgctgctcgacctctggagtcttaagctgggaatggagcggaaataacgtgtccgattaggagaacgaatgccctgaaggcaagagaaagaatgcctcggaggcaagagagagaagagagaaaattggtttgtatttttttaggtgtaattccatgatggacgaaaacccacgacaaggcttcgcatcacttccttactttgtttagctctgagcctttattagatattttgaagtgtttttggttggatgtcttttaagggaaattaatttgtgacttgaatcatgccttaaaagTTTAAGTGTTTAGAAATTAGAGAAATACATCaaagcctacgcctcaatcatttctctaaatagcgggtaagaacatacatcgaggcctacgcctcaatcatttctcccactaagtagaaaagaacatacatcgaggcctacgccccaatcatttctttcccactaaAAAAAAGagtattagcatgattcgcgtcgtccttttttagatgttttaaagttgaaaagaaaaaggaaaaaaacctAATCTAATATGAACTAAAAGATTATTCTAAGTCCTAAAATTGTCTAATTAAGAATCTACCTAAAATATAGGGTTTTCAAAGGGAAGACTAATCTAAAAGTTATGAATTATGGGTCCTAAATCTATGGGAACATACAAGTGAAGTtacaagtaaaaatcacaagtaagcatgatacaaaattagtgtAAAATTGACTAAAAgaaatgacttgaaaatatagcaccaaacatgaaaacaaatgattcaaaatatagtgcaaaaatgaattaaaagatactatttattttttattgatttttatatgacaaaagcaaaaattctaatcaagcaaaaagaATTAAGCAAAagaattagcctaaactaatatttttgatgatcatttttatatgtcaaaaatcatgtcaaagtctaaaaatgatagtAGAAAAATAGTTTTAATTACTAAAAGGAAATGGCAAAAATTTAGTTACCTAAATCAAAACTAATGGAAACAGGGGGGTGTGAATTGAAAATGGGATTGTGAATAGCAGCAGGGGCGTTAGGCCAACAAGGCAAAGCCCAACAGAGTTTGTTTTTTGTTCATGTTTCTTCAGCATACCAAAAATGGTGCGTATGGGCCTCATGGGGGTGGAGATAACGGATTAAGCCcaatgttcattatttttattgtttcatattaattaatcaaaataataaaaatagcaaaacaattaattgaaaataaaaaaggtaAAATTGGGAACTAGGGTTTAGTATATGTTACCTTTGGGATTATCTGAACAACGCACAAGCTCTCTTCCTCACGGCCGCGGCGTCGATCTTGTTCTTCCTCGATGAGTTTCCGGTGAAACGTCCTCTCTCGACTCTCAACTCATCACGACGTCAACGCTCTCGTTAAGCTCTTTTCTCCGTTCGTCTCTCTTTCGATCTCCGCTCGATGTAATCGCGAGCAGATAGCCAATTTATgcgatggagatgatgatgatccttgTTGTTGTAGGCGCAGATTCATGGATGAGTGTTGAGGTTGTaaatcgatgatgatgatgatgatgatgatgaaggctTCGGCTGGAGGTTGTTTGAAGGTTGAATGGATCGAAGAAGATAAGAGTAATTGAAATCTGAGTTTTTTCTGTTATGGTTCTTGGTGGATGATGAAGTTTGAATCCATAATGAAGGAAAAGTGAAAAGATTGAAGAGAAGGCGATTttctgagagagagagagagagagagagagagagagagagagagagagagagagatgactGAAGTGGAGATTTGCAGGGCAACAAATGGTGGAGAGAAGTGTGGAGTGAGGATGATGAATGAAGAATCCAAAGTTCTGAATTCAGAGAGTGAGAGATGAAGATGGAGGAATGAGAATGGTGGAGCAGAGAAGTGAAGGCAAACGGTGGAGCTGGGATCGAGAGGCTTTGAAGTGAAGCAGAGTCCTGATTTTATAGAACCAATTCTCAGGTTAGCTCCTTCTGAATTTTCTGTTAACTGTTATATGATTCTGTTAGTAACTGGCTAGAAAGTTAGTTAGGGGTGGAAAATGTTAGTTACAAATTGGTTAGAGATTGGTTACAGGTATGTTTGAAATTCTGTTACATGTTTTGTTAGTTGAAAGATGGTTAAGGGTTAGTTATATGATTCTGAATTCTGTTATGAATGGGTTGAGAACAGTTAGGAAATTTCTGTTGGATAGTTATAGTGAAGTTTGTTACAGTTTGTTAAAACTGTTAGTGAGGTAGTTAGGGTAGTTTGTTTTAACTATCAACAATTAGGAGGTTAGGGAAATTAgtgtgcagggctgttttggtttTGCTATCACTATGGTCAGCTGAACCTTGTTAATAATTAGGAGAATTGTTGGCTGCTGCAAGTTTGAGTATTTATTATATGGTATGTATCTGTGTTTGGTATTGTGAATGTAGGTTTGGTATTGAAACGTTGCAGGGGCCGGTTTGTAACATGTTATGTGGCTGTTAGGTAGAGGTCTTGGTGTTCATGCTTGAGTTGAATAGGATGATGCAAAACTGTATGTGTATTGATGCAGGATTGGTTGATTGTGAActgaaattgattttctttttcttttgcaggACTTTGATGAATGTAGAGAACTACCACAAAGGCTTCAGTTTGAAGATGAAACAGTAGCAGCAACACCCTCCAGAATATATGTTAATTACAAAAGATTATGAGTGGAACCGAAGagaatttttgtgtgttatatgaTGTTTAATCTTGGAATATGGAGCTGATGTAGATTAGATTATTTGCAGCGAGTTCttatgttaaaatgaaggaaaaaacgTCCTCTTGGAGTTTCTTAGGAGATCAAAGTAGTTTTTGTAAAgctctttttttttgtattgtGTTTATGTACAAGTGGTGTTGTGATTGAACTTgtaaccttttttttttctcttttctagaTGTAACAAAGTCTGATTGAGATTGTGATGTCTTTGTATGCTATGATTTGTAAAGAGTGATAGTATTCTTCCTTGAATCACAAATTCCATCCGTATGAATCTTGAATGAagacctttgaatcaaacttgtaTTCCATATTAATTTACTCCAAGTTTAACACTCGTGTCCTAATATTCATAATACCTTGTACTTGAAACAAACTTGATATGCATAAGACATTGGTTTGATATACCTAAAATAAATGAACACATTATCGTTTTACTGCACAAACCATGATTCATTTCTTGTACCTTAATCAGTTATAGGAACCCCTTGAATTGGTGAGAGATAGAATTAGAGCGGTAGAGTCGAAGAATGACTCAACATATCTTGTTCCGCATGTGAATAATTATTAAGAGCCATAAAGGAGTCCTTACACCCAAGATCCTCAATCTCACTTCAAATTATTAACGAATGCgtgattttattgatgacctaaaaatgcaaatgaatgagatatgtaagccaattaagaataattagatgggcaaattttggggtgc carries:
- the LOC131625345 gene encoding cytochrome P450 83B1-like, translating into MVSLLLLLPLCLILPLLFFFHKHKTTKKFPPGPKGLPIIGNLHQLDISNICLQLAQFSKIYGPIFSLKLGSRQAIVVSSSEIAKEVLKKHDHLFSDRPQLYGQQKLSYNGSEIIFSQYNDFWREIRKICVVHIFSSIRVAYYSSIRNFEVKKMIKKISEHANSSSVTNMSEVLIALSSTIICRIAFGKSYEEEGHERSRFHGMLHEFQALLMEIFLADYIPFTGWIDKLRGLHGRVDRNFKEFDEFYQEIIDEHLDPNREHSDEEVIVDVLLQLKKKRSFSFDITYDIIKGVLMDMLVAATDTTSATSVWAMAALVKNPRVMRKVQEEIRNVGAKKDFLDEDDIQNFSYLKAVIKETLRMHLPAPLLVQREAREKCTISGYDIPAKTILYVNAWAIQRDSNVWENPEEFYPERFLNSSINFIGQDFELIPFGAGRRICPGLPMAVASLELILANLLYSFDWEMPEDLKKEDIDMEMLPGITQHKKNPLCLVAKIPM